One region of Kwoniella newhampshirensis strain CBS 13917 chromosome 6, whole genome shotgun sequence genomic DNA includes:
- a CDS encoding pH-response regulator protein palC: MPPYLFPLPTTSLLTFSSILHDPSTSYASVLSEATAARTRLHLALKGVADNEPGSSALAVLDAVQIYLPYLRGIIACLDADELLFKGEPTFPWRAPLTHYTMSIPLLPLLSIHSEYLMCILTYTLALSNYAHSILSSLPTFELQPGSKIAPHMSTEDEKRTTAGLGRAVDLLCQAGGVAEWAAENVCLDIEPVKTACGGRVGKNRWPAESSRETFKGLSMMFLADAHLTAIRKLLLPVLPYTLFAPPGPPLPPNHPSASLLAKLYLHVASLYTSSRALLKVHQSATSESSSGPRKLFAKSDKEKELPENDSVEGEIIAPLKRYLRKESQLAQALSHKWLGVDAGENGKGMKVGEAIAWCKDARGRLEELEDSKMRERMKGLSLGRSNERKKEERKARKGRVERGVEDVKAWVSSYTKQNDTVAFQPIPPVSSLIVPSGRPIFAAKPFTPPASKFQPTRRARLDDANGEESEDGEGDGTEAVADTDYAGKGNYY; the protein is encoded by the exons ATGCCGCCTTACCTATTTCCTCTCCCTACCACCTCGctcctcaccttctcctcgatcctCCATGACCCTTCCACCAGTTACGCTTCTGTCCTCTCTGAGGCTACAGCCgcgaggacgagattgCACCTGGCGTTGAAAGGCGTTGCCGACAATGAGCCTGGTTCTAGTGCCTTGGCCGTGCTGGAT GCTGTACAGATCTACCTACCGTATCTTCGAGGGATCATCGCTTGTCTAGATGCCGATGAGCTGCTTTTCAAGGGGGAGCCCA CCTTCCCTTGGCGAGCACCCCTGACACACTACACCATGTccattcctctccttccgtTACTCTCAATACATTCGGAATATCTCATGTGCATCCTCACATACACACTTGCTCTGTCGAACTATGCTCATTCTATCCTTTCTTCATTGCCCACTTTCGAACTTCAACCAGGCTCCAAGATCGCCCCACACATGTCCACAGAGGACGAGAAACGGACGACTGCCGGTCTGGGTAGAGCCGTCGACCTGCTCTGTCAAGCTGGCGGAGTGGCAGAATGGGCAGCGGAGAACGTTTGTCTGGATATCGAACCGGTGAAAACTGCTTGTGGAGGCAGAGTGGGCAAGAATAGATGGCCTGCTGAATCTAGTCGGGAGACATTCAAGGGACTGTCTAT GATGTTCCTCGCCGATGCTCATCTGACCGCTATTCGAAAACTGCTTTTGCCCGTTCTACCTTACACGCTGTTCGCCCCTCCCGGTCCACCATTACCTCCCAATCACCCATCAGCATCTCTCCTGGCTAAACTCTACCTCCACGTTGCTTCCCTCTAcacatcttctcgagccCTGTTGAAAGTGCATCAATCAGCCACATCGGAAAGCTCTTCCGGTCCCCGAAAACTGTTCGCAAAGTCAGATAAAGAGAAAGAACTACCGGAGAACGACTCGGTCGAGGGCGAGATCATCGCGCCTCTCAAACGATATCTCCGGAAAGAATCGCAGCTCGCCCAGGCCCTGTCGCACAAATGGTTGGGGGTGGATGCGGGCGAGAatgggaaagggatgaaAGTGGGAGAAGCGATAGCGTGGTGTAAGGACGCACGAGGTCGGTTGGAGGAACTGGAAGattcgaagatgagagagaggatgaagggtTTGAGCTTGGGGAGGAGTAACGAGCGTAAGAAAGAGGAACGTAAGGCGAGAAAGGGTAgagtggaaagaggagtggaagatgtcAAGGCTTGGGTCAGTTCGTATACAAAGCAGAATGACACG GTCGCTTTCCAACCGATACCACCGGTCTCATCGTTGATCGTGCCGTCCGGACGTCCGATCTTCGCTGCGAAACCGTTCACCCCTCCCGCAAGCAAGTTCCAACCCACCCGTCGAGCTAGACTGGACGATGCAAATGGCGAGGAaagcgaggatggcgaaggagatgggacaGAGGCCGTGGCTGATACGGACTATGCTGGCAAGGGTAATTACTATTGA
- a CDS encoding adenylylsulfate kinase, which translates to MATNITFHPGAVTQDERDGLLGQKGATIWLTGLSASGKSTIATALEQHLLHKKLHAYRLDGDNIRFGLNKDLGFDQASRIENIRRIGEVSLLFAASSTLSVTAFISPYVSDRQLARDLHEKAGLPFIEVFVDAPLSVVEQRDPKGLYKKARAGEIKDFTGVSAPYEPPTAPEIHIRTDQVDVAGAVEIVVKYLLENGLISSV; encoded by the exons ATGGCTACTAACATCACTTTTCACCCAG GCGCCGTCACTCaagacgagagagatggtctTCTCGGTCAGAAAGGAGCGACGATCTGGTTGACCGGTCTCAGTGCTTCaggcaag TCCACCATCGCCACCGCTCTCGAACAGCATCTCCTCCACAAGAAACTCCACGCATACAGGTTGGACGGAGACAACATCCGATTCGGCTtgaacaag GACCTCGGGTTTGACCAAGCTTCTCGTATTGAGAAC ATCCGACGAATCGGCGAGGtatccctcctcttcgccgcctcttccaccctctccgTCACCgccttcatctccccttACGTCTCCGACCGTCAACTCGCCCGAGACCTGCATGAGAAAGCGGGTCTTCCCTTCATCGAGGTGTTTGTTGATGCGCCCTTGAGCGTGGTGGAGCAGAGGGATCCCAAGGGGTTGTATAAGAAGGCGAGGGCCGGTGAgatcaaag ACTTCACCGGCGTCTCAGCACCTTACGAACCGCCCACGGCCCCCGAGATCCACATCAGGACAGACCAAGTCGACGTCGCTGGAGCCGTTGAGATCGTGGTCAAGTATCTCCTGGAGAACGGATtgatctcttccgtctAA
- a CDS encoding mitochondrial inner membrane protease ATP23 produces MSGSASSSSSSTDSSPSSPAFEKWRSGLSMFTGLGLNEDQKVERERLKEDGKLEKDWDKCEKWKSELMTSSPAVVFLLQHLSLSGCPFPASAIQCHPCPETRSGGFSPDHGILLCQNRFFSKRHMEDTLTHELLHAFDHCRFKVDWGNLRHHACSEIRAANLSGDCRWTREVKRGFYAFNKQHQACVKRRAILSVLANPACTSPDMAERAVNEVWESCFADTRPFDEIY; encoded by the exons ATGTCCGGCTCAGCAAGTagctcttcatcgtcgaccgACTCATCGCCTTCGTCGCCCGCTTTCGAAAAATGGCGATCAGGTCTGTCCATGTTCACAGGTCTCGGATTGAACGAAGACCAAAAAGTCGAGAGGGAACGattgaaggaggatggaaagttggagaaggattgGGACAAGTGTgagaagtggaagagtgAACTGATGACGAGTA GCCCTGCCGTAGTgtttctcctccaacatCTCTCCTTATCAGGTTGTCCCTTCCCCGCCTCGGCCATCCAATGTCATCCATGTCCCGAAACTCGCTCAGGCGGATTCTCCCCCGACCACGGGATCTTGCTCTGTCAAAATCGCTTTTTCAGCAAACGACATATGGAAGATACGTTGACGCATGAGCTGTTACATGCCTTCGACCATTGTCGGTTCAAGGTCGATTGGGGGAATCTGAGACATCATGCGTGTagtgag ATCCGAGCAGCCAACCTGTCCGGAGACTGCAGATGGACAAGAGAGGTAAAACGTGGATTCTACGCATTCAACAAACAAcatcaa GCATGCGTCAAACGTCGAGCGATCCTTTCTGTCCTGGCCAATCCGGCTTGTACTTCGCCTGATATGGCTGAGAGAGCGGTCAATGAAGTCTGGGAGAGTTGTTTCGCCGATACTAGACCGTTCGACGAGATATACTAG
- a CDS encoding serine/threonine-protein phosphatase PP2A catalytic subunit, with amino-acid sequence MSNDDVDAWISQLMQCKPLSEPEVKKLCDKAREVLMEESNVQPVRCPVTVCGDIHGQFHDLSELFRIGGNSPDTNYLFMGDYVDRGYYSVETVTLLVALKLRYRDRVTILRGNHESRQITQVYGFYDECLRKYGNANVWKFFTDLFDYLPLTALIDNQIFCLHGGLSPSIDTLDHIRSIDRIQEVPHEGPMCDLLWSDPDDRCGWGISPRGAGYTFGQDISEAFNHNNGLTLVARAHQLVMEGFSWSQERNVVTIFSAPNYCYRCGNQAAILEVDDALKYTFLQFDPAPRAGEPLVSRRPPDYFL; translated from the exons ATGTCAAATGACGATGTGGACGCTTGGATCTCACAGCTCATGCAGTGCAAGCCGCTGAGCGAGCCAGAGGTCAAGAAACTTTGTGAtaag GCTAGAGAAGTCTTAATGGAGGAATCCAACGTTCAACCTGTTCGATGTCCCGTCACAGTCTGTGGTGACATCCACGGTCAATTC CACGATCTATCTGAATTATTCCGAATCGGCGGTAACTCGCCCGACACAAATTATCTCTTCATGGGCGATTACGTCGATCGAGGTTACTATTCTGTCGAGACGGTCACCTTGCTCGTTGCTCTCAAACTCCGTTACCGCGATCGAGTGACGATCCTCCGTGGTAATCACGAGTCGAGACAGATCACTCAGGTGTATGGGTTCTACGATGAATGTCTGAGGAAATACGGTAATGCGAACGTGTGGAAGTTCTTCACGGATCTGTTCGATTATCTCCCCTTGACAGCCTTGATCGACAatcaa ATCTTCTGCCTTCACGGCGGTCTATCACCTTCCATCGACACTCTCGACCACATCCGATCCATCGACCGTATCCAAGAAGTACCCCACGAGGGACCGATGTGTGACTTGTTGTGGTCAGACCCAGATGACAGATGTGGTTGGGGTATCAGTCCGCGAGGAGCAGGTTACACTTTCGGACAAGACATCTCAGAGGCCTTCA ACCACAACAACGGCCTTACACTGGTTGCTCGAGCGCATCAACTTGTCATGGAAGGTTTCTCATGGTCACAAGAGCGAAACGTCgtcaccatcttctctgcGCCAAACTACTGTTATAGATGTGGTAATCAAGCTGCCATcctcgaggtcgacgatgcTTTGAAGTACacctt CCTCCAATTCGACCCTGCACCAAGAGCTGGTGAACCCCTCGTTTCTCGAAGACCTCCAGACTAC TTCCTCTAA